From the genome of Burkholderia cepacia ATCC 25416:
GTACCCAGACCATCGCGATCAACGGCAGTACCAGCAGCCAGAGCCAGCGCTTGGCGGCCCGGTTGGCGTCGGCATCGTGAGCCATGACGTCTCCTCTTCTTTCCCGGTTATCGATCTTGTTGAGCGGGTACGGCGCCGAGAGGAGCGCAAAACGGGTAGGCTGCGGCTCCCCTGGCTTCGCGCCAGTATAGGAGCCGCGAGCACGCGGTCAAGCGGGGGCGAACCCGAGGTGATCCGCCCCTTGCCGCGTGGTTGCACCGGCCTGCCGCCGGTGCCTGAAGCGTCAGATCGCGAACGAGGTATCGCGCGCGCCGATCGTTTCTTTCAAAGCTTTCACCCACTTGCGTGCGGGCAGCTTCAGCGTGTCCTCGATCAGCTTCGCACGCGCGTCGAGCTGCGCGAACGACACGTCGAGCGCAGGGCCCGAGAACGCGATCGCGATCCGGTTGCCGTCATGCACTTCCGGCAGCGCGATCACGCGATGATCGAACGCCGCGTTCAGGTGCTTCATGTTGCGCACGAAGCTCGGATGGTCGCCGAACAGATTGATCGTCGCGATGCCCGCGTCGGCAAGGCAGCCGCGCACCGCACGGTAGAACGCGACGCTGTCGAGCACCGGGCCGCGCGCGGTCGCGTCGTACAGGTCGATCTGGATCGCGCCCGTCGTGCCGCGGTTGGCCGGGTCGTTGACGAAGTCCCACGCGTCGGCTTCGTGCACGACGAGACGTGCGTCGTCGGGCGGCATCGCGAACATCGTGCGCGCGGCGACGATCACGGCCGGGTTCAGCTCGACGGCCTCGACCTTCGCCTGCGGGAGGAAGTGGTGCGAGAACTTGGTCAGCGCGCCGGTGCCGAGCCCGAGCTGGACGATCCGCCCGGGCGTTTCGAGGAACAGCAGCCACGCCATCATCTGCTGCGCGTATTCGAGCTCGATGTGCAGCGGCTTCGAGATCCGCATCGCACCCTGTACCCACTCGGTGCCGAAATGCAGGAAGCGCACGCCGCCCTCTTCCGAGAACGTGACGGGCGCGAAGCGCGGCTTGCGCGGCGCTTCGAGCACGGGCACGTCGTCGTGTTCGTCGATGTCCGGGCGGCGCTTCACGCGCGGCGGCTGGAGTTTTTCGGAGCCGTTATAGGAGGACGGCTTGCGATTCTTGAACGCGCGCGCCTCGGCGGACGCGCGCTTGATCAGTCGGGTCATGATTGAATCTCGCTGGGTGACGCTGGTTTTAGCGGACGAGAGGATAGCATTGGTGCAAGGAAGCGACTGTCGAAGACAGGCTCACCGTTACGCTCCGTCGATCGGTCGGCGTGGACGATAGTGCATCGCAACCGTGTTGGAGGACGTTGCCTAATGAAAACCGACGCATTTCCATCCGTCCGCGTCGAGCCGGAACTGCTTGCTACGGCCAAACGCGTCCTATGTGATGGCGAAACACTATCGAACTTCATCAAGCAATCAATCCGTAAAGCTACCGAGCGTCGCCGGCTTCAAAGCGCGTTCATTGCGCGCGGCACTGCGTCCCGTAATGAGGAAATGCACACTGACCAGTCTTTCTCCTCGCACGACTAGAACGGCGCCTCGATGCATTCCGCGTTCGCCAAGAGTAAGCTTGCTGATCAAATTGTTCGCGTCACAACCGTCAGACGACGAGGAACCGTATGGCCTCAAGTGACAAGAAAATCTGGTTTCCGGAGAAACGCTATGGCTGAGGATGAGGGTCGCCGGTTGCGTGGCAGGGCTGGGGCGTAATGCTGCTGTTCGTGATCGCAATAATTGCGACCGTTTGGCTGCTGCCGCCACACAAGTCACCGTTCGCGTATAACGCCTGCATCGTGGCGCTGTTCGCTATGCTGATCGCTGTATGGTGGATAAAGGGTGAAAAAACCCTGCGGAGATGGGGCAAGGATGATTGAACGTCGAAGTGGTCATGATAGAAAATGGAATATACCTACATCCCTGATGGCGCTTGATACATGTCGCCACATCTTGTCAACACTTGATTATTTTGTTGAAATATCTCACCGGCTCACTCCTGAACAACCATCGATAGACTCAAAAACAGATGACCATATCGACGCGAGAAGACGCCATTCAAAATCTCTCTCTTTCGGGAGGAGGATTTCGTGCAGCGTTTTTTCATTTTGGCGCACTTTATGCGCTTGCAGCAGCCGGTCGCTTACGTGATCTGAAAGTATTGATTACTGTTTCGGGCGGCTCAATCGCTGGGGCGTTCTTTTTACAAGCCATACATAAAGCAGGTCCATCGACGTGGAGAGATGACAGAAAGCTCGCGGACTGTGCCATCCACGCATGCCAAGCCCTCTATTATCAATCGAAAAGAAATCCTCGAGGGCGCATACTTTCTTCCTTTCGTGCGCTATGCCAAGGTTTGGTCCGTCACGAATGGGGATTCTCCAAAGCCCTCGTTCGCCTGATGAACCGCTGGTTCAAAGATCTGGCAAATGCCTCGTCACAACAAACATTGACGGCTATGCCCGAATGGCGAATCGCCGCTACTAGCTACACTACTCCCAAACGCGTGCTTCTAGTGAGCGCACAAAACAAGCATCAGCATCGAAGCGACGCCCACTACGTCGAACTGTCCAACAAGGACATCCCCGTCGCCATCGCAGCATCCAGTGCCCTTCCCGGCATCTTTGAACCAGTAATGCTCAACGACCTATTACTTGGTGACGGTGGCATCCTCGACAATCTCGGCGTGCACGAACTCGCAACTTCGGATACTTCTGCAGTATGCGTAGACGCGTCAGCAGAAGCGGCTCCATTAGACCATATCGACGGATGGAGTACGCCGATGCGAGCAATGGATATGTTACTTGATCAGGATCGAACGAACGCAATTCGTTCGACAAAAATGCAGATTATTTCACTCCGCGAGTCGAGGCCAGACAACCAGGCGTGGCGCAATGCACTGCGCTCAGTTCGAACCGATCTTGACGATTTCACATTTTGCGAAGCAAATCTCCTCTACTTAGCGGGATATCAGGCTGCAAGCGGGACGTCTTTCATGCCGCCTCAGGAACCGATTCCGAACGCAAGTTATATTTGGCGCCTCATGGTATTGGGAGATACTGCAGATTCCTCAAATAATCACAAAAACCAATCAGCAAAGATTCGAAAATCCATATTAAACGAGCTTGAACGCGGAAAGTTTGGAATTGCATCCGGATTCAGGAAGCCATCCACTGCATCGATTTTAATGTCGCTCGCCTCCATATATATGGCCCTCGCCGGAACACTAATCGTTGTGCTTTACGCCTTGTTAGTCTTCGCTGGAATTGTTCAAAAGCTACCGCTATCGTGGCAAAAATTTCCTTTGGAAATACTTGTACTCATAGCGTGGGCCGCGTCGAGTGTCTGGCTCTTTTTCTCGTACGCCGAATGGCGTAAGCGCAACGTCGGTTGGTTCTCCCGGGTACGGCAGGGTCTTGGTTCAATCGTGGGGCCGCCCCTGCTGCCTGCAGTTCTAATCGTGTCGCTGCTCCTCAAATTCGGCCCGCTGTTCCCCGTTCGCGAACACTCCAGATTCACTAGGATCCGTGCATGCAAACTCTGACGCCCAATACTCGTTAGTGTGTTCTGAAAGCGTTAGCTCGCCCTTCAATCAACCTAGAATCACCCACCGCTGCTCCCGCTTCTGCTCGAATGACAGAACCGCATTCGCTGGACTTGACGACGGCAGTATGAACGTCTGGTATCCGACCTTGCCGATCACGTCAGCAAACCGCCACACCGTCTTGCCGTTTAAGCACACCTTCGTCAGCAACGGCGTATGCGCGCGCAACGACGCGAAGTCGTTCGGCTTCGCATGCCGGATCGCAGAGTCGAGAATGCCTTGCCGATGGCAGGCATTCGAGCACGTCCCAGATGCCGATGCCATGCCCAAGCACGCGCACGAACCGCGCGTCTTACGCCAGTTCGTATGGCCTGTGGCTCGCCGAGCACCGCCCCAAACAATCGCTGGAGCGGTTTGATGTTTTGGCCGATTTGACATCCAGAAGCAATCGCCATCGGTAGTCGCCAGACAGATAATGCCGATATTCATTTGACGGGATCCGAACAGACGCACGTGCTGCAAAGCGGCTGGTCAGTGCTGGCAATGGCCATCCTATCGGACTCCCTGTCTCAAGCATTTCCCTCGTCCAGGGAGCACTCAACGATCTCCGTCCAAGCTGGCAATTTGCTCCGCATTTTCCGGAATGCGGTAGGATTTGCTTGCAAATCCAGCGTGTCGGAAGCATCCAAAGGGAATCAAGACCAACATGGCCGCGAAGAAAACGCCAGCAGCAAAAACACAAAGCCGAAAGCCAGCGCCAGCCCGTTCTTCGACTCATCGATTCGAGCCAGCCAAACTCGACTCGTTGTTTGTAGTTCTTGACGCTATTGCTTGGCTCGACACCCCGGGCACGACGCAAGTGGCGCAGTTCGCGGGCATCGACCCACGTACCGCAGGGAAACTGCTCAAAAATGCATGTCAAATCGGACTCGCTGATGTGGTGGGGTCTGGCTACGCGCTAGTCCTCCCGTATCCATACAAGGGGGCAAAGGACCAGAAGGAGGCCGTTGTCAAAGAGGCATTGGTTCGGCTGCCTCTGCTCACTGGTGTTCGCCAATTCTTGCGGTTGGGGGACACGACTGACGCGGCGCTTCGGAAAGCAGCCACGATTGCCGGAATTTCTCCGTTCGTAGCGTCTGACCTTAACCCGTTGTTAGAATGGGCCCAGACTTTGGGCGCGCTTCAACCCAACATCCTTGCCGAAGATCTCGTGGATGCAGCAACGGAGAAGAAAGAGCAGCGTCATCAGCAAGAGAAGGATCGTCGTATCGCGTTCCTTTCGCATAGCTCCGTGGATAAGCCGTTCATTCGACAACTCGCGGGCGACCTTACCGCGAATGGCGTCGATGTGTGGCTAGATGAACAGCGGATCCGGGTCGGTGACTCGATCCCAGAAAAGTTAGCTCAGGGATTGGCTGGGTCGGACTTCTTTCTCATTGCCATGAGCGAACATTCGTCCGGGTCTGCATGGGTGCAAAAGGAACTGAACAACGCGCTTGTCAATGAGGTGCAACGACGCAAGGTTCACATCCTTCCACTTCGGCTGGATGACACACCTATGCCACCGATTATCGCTGACAAAAAGTACGCCGACTTTTCAAAGTCGTATAAAGCCGGCCTTGAGGATCTATTGACGGCTATGAAGGGGGACGTATGACCACAGCTGGCAAGAAGCCCAGGCAGATGCCCAAGGGTGGACGCAAGGGAGGAACTGTCTTTCCACGAGTGGCACTCAGTGATGCATTGCAATACGCAAAGAAGCTGGTGAGCAAGACTCATACAAGTGCCCAACCGAAGGATGTGATTCTGTCGGGCGTAGTAGGGGCCAAGTCGGGTATCGGCGAAGTACGTATGTCTGCGATGAAGCAATACGGTTTTCTGAAAGGGGATGTCAAGACAGGGTTTTCAGCAGACGAATTGGCCAAAAGAATTGCGTCTGCACCAGCAGAAGAACTTACGCCGCTTTATCAGCAAGCGATGCTGCGCCCAACGGTTTTCAAGAGGCTGTTCGACACATATCACGGCGACACAGTCGCCAAGGCGAAACTCAAGCAAAGAGCGTCCGATTTAAAGGTCCACCCTGACGAAACCGAGACGTGCGTCGAACTCTACATGTCCGGAATGGTGACCGCCGGGCTCGTGACAATCAATGGTGACCGCGTCGTTCATAAGGCTTCTAGCGATCTCGACAAAACGGACACAAAAATAAAGGAGCCTGGGCAGATCGAACAAGACATTTCTGAGTCGCCGTCAGACGAAGATAATGTGGGAAACAAATCTTTAGGTACGGATACTGTTGCGGGGAGCAGCGCTGCCGCCGAACGAGCGAACGGAGCCCTGCCAAGTGATCCCGCCGGTGAGCCGAACCAGCATGGGCCTCGGGCCGTTTTCAACGTCAACGTCACGCTCGACTCCAGTTTGGATATCGAAAAGCTACAGAAGCAACTGGAATTGCTCAAGCGCTTCGGTGCGATCTAGCTGTGAAGCTTCAATAGGTTGTGTCAATGATTCAGCCGAACTGAGTCTGGGAGACTGGAAGTCGCCAAACACCCAACCGTCCAGGAACCCAGCCGGACGAACACCAATAAGGACGCCAGACTCGCCTTTGCCCTTCGACTTGAGATGGCTCAGGAGATCATCGAATTCGGTTTGACTTTGCCGCAGGCGGCAGCCGACCAGGGAGTGATGTACGCAAATGGCTGGGACGCTATTTGGCGAGCGGTGCGGCTGCGCTGGCCGACGCATCTTCTCACCAGCCCGTTCGCCTCGCGCGATCGCACCGGCCACGGCTCTGCTAATCGTAGAGTTGCGCCTGCAGCGCTTGTTGCAGCGTCAGATCGCACGCGAGGTCGGCGTTTCTGCGTCGCCCACCGATGGGGTCTTGGCTCGTGCTGGATAGTCTTGTTTGAACTATCTGCAGCCGAGCGAGCCGATCCAGCGATACGAGCATGGGGCTCCGGTGTATTTTCTCCACATCGACACTGAGAAGCTCGGCAGCATCGCACGCCCCAGCCCTCGCGCACGGGCGATCGGCGCGATTCGGTAGTGAATGGTATCGGCTTGGAATATCTGTTTATGGCCGTAGATGACCACGCTCGTATTGCCTTCACGGCAATGCATCCGGATGAGAAACGGGCCAGCGCCGTGCAGTTCTCGCGTGACGCCGTGGCTTGGTATGCAGAACTCGGCGTGCGCGTCCGCAGGCTGTTGACCGACGCAGTCTCAGCGCTCCGTTCATGCGAATTCGCTCGGGCCTGCTAGGATCTGGGTATTCGGCACAAATTCATAGGGCGTATCGTCTGCAGACCAACGGTAAGGCTGAACGCTTCATCCAATCAACCTCGCGCGAGTGAGCATACGTCTGGACTTACCAAAGCTCCGCCCACCGCAGCGACGCCGTGGCAAGCCGGCAGCATCACAACAACTTGCATCGTGCCCACAGCACCATCGGTTGAATTGCGTCAATGGCCAGACTTCCCGCGTCGAAAAACAACCTCTTGACGACGCTTCACCTCTAGCTTGCAAAATTCAAGAACGAATTGCGCGCCAACGCGACAGCTTCTGCTCGAACGTCAGCACCGCATTCGCTGGACTTGACGACGGCAATACGAGCGTGTCATAACCCGCGTCTCCGATCACGTCGGCGAACCGCCCTGCCGTCTTGCCGTTGAAGCACACGCGCTTGAGCAACGGCGCATGTTCCCGCAACGAATCGAAGTCGTTCGGCTTCGCATTCCGGATCGCCGAGTCGAGACTGCCTTTCCGATGGCATGCATCGAGGACGTCCCAGATGCCGATGCCATGCGAAAGCACGCACACGAGCCGCGCATCGTACGGCAGGTCATGAAGCGTCGGCTCGCCGAGCACCGCCCCCAGCAACCGCCAGAACTGGTTGCGCGGATGCGCGTAATACTGCGCGGCGTCGAGCGACGCCTCGCCCGGAAAACTGCCGAGGATCATCGTGTGCGTATCCGGCCCGACGACCGGCGCAAACCCCTGCAGCATCACGCGACTCCACGCGGCCCGACGGACCGGGGCCCGTCGCCGTGCGCATCGAGATGACGCCACAGCGCCGGCAGCATGCATTCGGTGACCATCAACGGCTTGCCGTGACGCTGAAACACCGAGCGTCGCGCGGCAAACGCATGCGGCGCGCGCACGCCCGCGCCCAGCGCATGGCTCGCGAGCGCATACAGCGGATGGCCGGCGATCACGCGCCGGCTGACGAGCGCAGAACGTTCGACCTGCGGATCGCTGTACAGCAACTCGGCCAGCGGCCGCGTGCGCAGCCGCCGCATTGCCTGCCACACGCCCTTGCTGGCCGCGAGCGGCGCGATGCTGTGCGCGGCAACAAAAGGCGTGCCGTCGACCGACAGGATCACCTCGCGCACCCACATCGGCGCGCGCGGCGAACTGGCGAGCGCGTCCGGCTCGTCGAACCACGGGCAGTCGACGGCCTCGCGCGTCACCCGCACGTTCACGCGGCCGAGCCGCGCGAGGTGCGCGGTCAGCGATCCGCTGCGCGTCAGCCAGTCGCGCTGGTCGAGCGTGCAGCCAGGCCGCGGCGTCTCGCGCCAGCCGGCCTGCCCGCCGTCGAATCGCAAGCGCGCGTTCACGCGGTGCGCGACAGCAGCAGCGCGTTGGTCCGCTTCACGAAGCTCGCCGGATCGTCCAGCATGCCGCCTTCGGCCAGCAGCGCCTGATCGAACAACAGATGGGCCCAGTCGCCGAAATCGGCGCTGTCGGCCTTCAGTTGCTTGACGAGCGCGTGCTCCGGGTTGATCTCGAGGATCGGCTGCATCGCCGGCGCATTCTGGCCGGCCGCCTTCAGCATCCGCTGCAGGTAGCCGCTCATGTCGTTGTCGTCGGCGACGAGGCACGACGGCGAATCGGTCAGGCGGAACGTGACGCGCACTTCCTTCACCTTGTCGCCGAGCGCTTCCTTCATCTTCTCGACGACGGGCTTGATCGCCTCGCCCGCTTCTTCCTGCGCCTTCTTCTCTTCGTCGTTCAGCTCGCCGAGGTCGAGGTCGCCGCGCGCCACGCTCGCGAGCGGCTTGCCGTCGAATTCATGCAGGAACGACAGCATCCATTCGTCGACGCGGTCGGTCAGCAGCAGCACCTCGACGCCCTTCTTGCGGAACACTTCAAGGTGCGGGCTGTTCTTCGCGGCCTGCCACGTGTCGGCCGTCACGTAGTAGATCTTGCTCTGCTCGGGCTTCATGCGCGACACGTAGTCGGCGAGCGACACGTCCTGCGCGTCGGTGTCGCCGTGCGTCGACGCGAAGCGCAGCAGCTTCGCGATGCGCTCGCGGTTCGCGTGATCCTCGCCGAGGCCTTCCTTCAGCACCTGGCCGAACGCGCCCCAGAACGTCTTGTACTTCTCCTTGCCGGCATCCTCTTCCGCGTTCGCGAGTTCCTCGAGCATCGACAGCGCGCGCTTGGTCACGCCTTCGCGGATCGCCTTCACGTCGCGGCTTTCCTGCAGGATTTCACGCGACACGTTCAGCGGCAGGTCGGCCGAATCGACGACGCCCTTCACGAAGCGCAGGTATTGCGGCAGCAGCTGCTCGGCGTCGTCCATGATGAACACGCGCTTCACGTACAGCTTCAGGCCGCCGCGGTAGTCGCGGTTCCACAGGTCGAACGGCGCGTGCGCCGGCACGAACAGCAGCTGCGTGTATTCGCTGCGGCCCTCGACGCGGTTGTGCGTCCACGTGAGCGGATCCTGGTGGTCGTGCGCGATGTGCTGGTAGAACTGCGTGTACTGCTCGTCGGTGACGTCGCTCTTCGAACGCGTCCACAGCGCGCTCGCCTGGTTGACGGTCTCGTCCTCGTCCTTCAGGACCATCTCGCCCTTTTCCTGATCCCACTCTTCCTTCTGCATCAGGATCGGCAGCGCGATGTGATCGGAATACTTCTGGATGATCGACTTCAGGCGGTGCGACGACAGCAGATCATCCTCGCCTTCGCGCAGGTGCAGCGTGATCGTCGTGCCGCGCTGCGCGCGCTCGATCGCGTCGATCGTGAAGTCGCCCTCGCCCGCGCTTTCCCAGCGCACGGCTTCGTTCGCCGGCAGGCCCGCGCGGCGCGTCTCGACGGTGATCTTGTCCGCGACGATGAAGCCCGAGTAGAAACCGACGCCGAACTGGCCGATCAGCGCCGCGTCCTTCTGCTGGTCGCCGGACAGCTTCGTGAAGAATTCCTTGGTGCCCGAACGCGCGATCGTGCCGAGGTTCGCGATCGCCTCGTCGCGGCTCATGCCGATGCCGTTGTCCTCGATCGTGATCGTGCGGGCGGCCTTGTCGAAGCCGATGCGGATGCGCAGGTTCGGATCGTTCTCGTACAGCGCGTTGTCCGCGAGCGCTTCGAAACGCAGCTTGTCGGCCGCGTCGGACGCGTTCGACACCAGTTCGCGCAGGAAGATTTCCTTGTTGCTGTAGAGCGAATGGATCATCAGGTGGAGAAGTTGCTTGACCTCTGCCTGAAAGCTCATCGTTTCATGTGCCATGGATGCTGTTTCCTCTTACTTGAACTTGAATGGTGTGGCGCAGGCGCCCGGCGCGCGATGCCGGACGGCCCTGAAGGGCCACCGCCTGGCGCAAGCGGTTTGCGCGCGTATCTGGGGATCGCACGCCCGATTTCAAGGGCCGGCGTGCCGTGCCGGGTCACGACGCGCGGCGTACGGCCGAATCGATATAGCGCGACAGCAGCCCCGGCAGCGCCGGATCGCCGCAGTTCGCGACGTTGAAGCGCATCCACGTCGACGGCGATTGCTGCGGCGAGAACAGGCTGCCCGGCGTCAGCAGAAAGCCGGCCTCGTGCGCGACCGCCGCGAGCGCGTCGGAGTCGACGCCCGTGTCGGCCCACAGGAACATCCCGGCCGCCGGCATCGTGAAGAGGCCGAGCCCGGTGCGCTCGAGCATCCGCGCGGTCTTGTCGCGCACGCCGTCGAGCCGCGCGCGCAGCCGCTCGACGTGGCGCCGGTAATGCCCTTCGGTCAGGATCTTGTAGAGCACGCGCTCGTTGAGCTCGGGCGTCGTCATCCCGACCAGCATCTTCTGGTCGGTGACCGCCTTTGCGATCTCCGGCGCGCACGCGACATAGCCGACCCGCAGGTTCGCCGCGAGCGTCTTCGAATAGCTGCCGAGGTAGATCACGCGCTTCAGCTGGTCGAGGCTCGCGAGGCGCGTAGCCGGATAGCTCGGCGGGCACAGGTCGCCGTACACGTCGTCCTCGACGACGAGGAAGTCGTACGCCTCCGCGAGCTTCAGGATCCGGAACGCCTGCGCGGCCGACAGCGACGTGCCGGTCGGGTTCTGCAGCACCGAGTTGATCACGAGCATCTTCGGCCGCCACA
Proteins encoded in this window:
- a CDS encoding spermidine synthase; this encodes MTRLIKRASAEARAFKNRKPSSYNGSEKLQPPRVKRRPDIDEHDDVPVLEAPRKPRFAPVTFSEEGGVRFLHFGTEWVQGAMRISKPLHIELEYAQQMMAWLLFLETPGRIVQLGLGTGALTKFSHHFLPQAKVEAVELNPAVIVAARTMFAMPPDDARLVVHEADAWDFVNDPANRGTTGAIQIDLYDATARGPVLDSVAFYRAVRGCLADAGIATINLFGDHPSFVRNMKHLNAAFDHRVIALPEVHDGNRIAIAFSGPALDVSFAQLDARAKLIEDTLKLPARKWVKALKETIGARDTSFAI
- the htpG gene encoding molecular chaperone HtpG, with protein sequence MAHETMSFQAEVKQLLHLMIHSLYSNKEIFLRELVSNASDAADKLRFEALADNALYENDPNLRIRIGFDKAARTITIEDNGIGMSRDEAIANLGTIARSGTKEFFTKLSGDQQKDAALIGQFGVGFYSGFIVADKITVETRRAGLPANEAVRWESAGEGDFTIDAIERAQRGTTITLHLREGEDDLLSSHRLKSIIQKYSDHIALPILMQKEEWDQEKGEMVLKDEDETVNQASALWTRSKSDVTDEQYTQFYQHIAHDHQDPLTWTHNRVEGRSEYTQLLFVPAHAPFDLWNRDYRGGLKLYVKRVFIMDDAEQLLPQYLRFVKGVVDSADLPLNVSREILQESRDVKAIREGVTKRALSMLEELANAEEDAGKEKYKTFWGAFGQVLKEGLGEDHANRERIAKLLRFASTHGDTDAQDVSLADYVSRMKPEQSKIYYVTADTWQAAKNSPHLEVFRKKGVEVLLLTDRVDEWMLSFLHEFDGKPLASVARGDLDLGELNDEEKKAQEEAGEAIKPVVEKMKEALGDKVKEVRVTFRLTDSPSCLVADDNDMSGYLQRMLKAAGQNAPAMQPILEINPEHALVKQLKADSADFGDWAHLLFDQALLAEGGMLDDPASFVKRTNALLLSRTA
- a CDS encoding chorismate--pyruvate lyase family protein, whose protein sequence is MRFDGGQAGWRETPRPGCTLDQRDWLTRSGSLTAHLARLGRVNVRVTREAVDCPWFDEPDALASSPRAPMWVREVILSVDGTPFVAAHSIAPLAASKGVWQAMRRLRTRPLAELLYSDPQVERSALVSRRVIAGHPLYALASHALGAGVRAPHAFAARRSVFQRHGKPLMVTECMLPALWRHLDAHGDGPRSVGPRGVA
- a CDS encoding toll/interleukin-1 receptor domain-containing protein; this encodes MAAKKTPAAKTQSRKPAPARSSTHRFEPAKLDSLFVVLDAIAWLDTPGTTQVAQFAGIDPRTAGKLLKNACQIGLADVVGSGYALVLPYPYKGAKDQKEAVVKEALVRLPLLTGVRQFLRLGDTTDAALRKAATIAGISPFVASDLNPLLEWAQTLGALQPNILAEDLVDAATEKKEQRHQQEKDRRIAFLSHSSVDKPFIRQLAGDLTANGVDVWLDEQRIRVGDSIPEKLAQGLAGSDFFLIAMSEHSSGSAWVQKELNNALVNEVQRRKVHILPLRLDDTPMPPIIADKKYADFSKSYKAGLEDLLTAMKGDV
- a CDS encoding patatin-like phospholipase family protein, whose amino-acid sequence is MTISTREDAIQNLSLSGGGFRAAFFHFGALYALAAAGRLRDLKVLITVSGGSIAGAFFLQAIHKAGPSTWRDDRKLADCAIHACQALYYQSKRNPRGRILSSFRALCQGLVRHEWGFSKALVRLMNRWFKDLANASSQQTLTAMPEWRIAATSYTTPKRVLLVSAQNKHQHRSDAHYVELSNKDIPVAIAASSALPGIFEPVMLNDLLLGDGGILDNLGVHELATSDTSAVCVDASAEAAPLDHIDGWSTPMRAMDMLLDQDRTNAIRSTKMQIISLRESRPDNQAWRNALRSVRTDLDDFTFCEANLLYLAGYQAASGTSFMPPQEPIPNASYIWRLMVLGDTADSSNNHKNQSAKIRKSILNELERGKFGIASGFRKPSTASILMSLASIYMALAGTLIVVLYALLVFAGIVQKLPLSWQKFPLEILVLIAWAASSVWLFFSYAEWRKRNVGWFSRVRQGLGSIVGPPLLPAVLIVSLLLKFGPLFPVREHSRFTRIRACKL
- a CDS encoding YlcI/YnfO family protein translates to MKTDAFPSVRVEPELLATAKRVLCDGETLSNFIKQSIRKATERRRLQSAFIARGTASRNEEMHTDQSFSSHD
- a CDS encoding DNA-deoxyinosine glycosylase codes for the protein MLQGFAPVVGPDTHTMILGSFPGEASLDAAQYYAHPRNQFWRLLGAVLGEPTLHDLPYDARLVCVLSHGIGIWDVLDACHRKGSLDSAIRNAKPNDFDSLREHAPLLKRVCFNGKTAGRFADVIGDAGYDTLVLPSSSPANAVLTFEQKLSRWRAIRS